agcaggagcagagagacagaggggtgtaaaatgagggtagaagcaacaggtagcaaggtgaaaagtaaaagtggtaggcagacaaatccagggcaaaaatcaaaaagggccacttttcaacataattgtataaggggtaagagatttgtaaaaacaagcctgaaggctttgtgtctcaatgcaaggagtatacgtaataaggtggatgaattaaatgtggagatagttgttaatgattatgatatagttgggattacggaaacatggctccagggtgaccaaggctgtgagctcaacatccagggatattctatattcaggcgggatagacagaaaggaaaaggaggtggggtagcgttactggttagagaggagattaaagcagtggaaaggaaggacattagcttggaggaagtggaatcgatatgggtagagctacgaaaccctaaggggcagaaaacgctagtgggagttgtgtacaggccacctaacagcagtagtgaggttggggatggcatcaagcaggaaattagaaatgcatgcactaaaggtgcagcagttataatgggtgacttcaatctacatatagattgggtgaaccaaactggcaggggtgctgaggaagaggatttcttggaatgtttgagagatggttttctaaaccaacatgtcgaggaaccaacgagagaacaggccattctagactgggtattgagtaatgaggaagggttagttagcagtcttgttgtgcgaggccccttgggcaagagtgatcataatatggtagagttcttcattaggatggagagtgacaaagtcgattcagaaacaagtgttctgaacttaaagaaaggtaactttgagggtatgaggcgtgaattgtccaagatagactggcgattgatgctgaaagggttgacggtggacatgcaatggaaggcatttaaaggtcgcatggatgaactacaacaagtgttcatcccagtttggcaaaagaacaaaccaggaaaggtagtgcatccgtggctaacaagggaaatcaaggatagtattaaaacaaaagatgaagcatacagattagccagaaaaagtagcataccagaggactgggagaaattcagagtccagcagaggaggacaaagggcttaattaggaaagggaaaatagactatgagggaaaactggcaaggaacataaaaacagaatgtaaaagcttttatagatatgtcaagagaaaaagattagttaaggcaaatgtaggtcccttgcagtcggaaacaggtgaattgatcatagggaacaaggagatggcagaccaattgaacaaatactttggttctgtcttcactaaggaagacataaaccgtctgccggaaatagcgggggaccggtggtctaatgagatggaggaactgagggaaatccaggttagtcgggaagtggtgttcggtaaattaaatggattaaaggcagataaatccccagggccatacaggctgcatcccagagtgcttaaggaagtagcctcagaaatagtggatgcattagtgataatttttcaaaactctttagattctggagtagttcctgaggactggagggtagctaatgtaaccccactttttaaaaagggagggagagagaaaacggggaattatagactagttagcctaacatcggtagtggggaaaatgctagtcagttattaaagatgtgatagcatcacatttggaaagtggtgaaatcatcagacaaagtcagcatggatttaccaaaggcaaatcatgtctgacgaatcttatagaatttttcgaggatgtaactaatagagtggataagggagaaccagtcgatgtgttatatctggactttcagaaggccttcgacaaggtcccacataggagattgatgtacaaacttaaagcacacggtattgagggttcagttttgaggtggatagaaaattggttggcggacaggaagcaaagagtaggaataaacgggtccttttcggaatggcaggcagtgactagtggggtaccgcaaggctcagtgctgggaccccagttatttacagtgtatattaatgatttggacgagggaattgaatgcaacatctctaagtttgcggatgacacgaagctgggtggcagtgttagctgcgaggaggatgctaggaggctgcagagtgacttggatagattaggcgagtgggcaaatgcatggcagatgcaatataatgtggataaatgtgaggttatccactttggcagcaagaacaggaaagcagagtattacctgaatggtgaccgaatgggagaaggggagatgcaacgtgacctgggtgtcatggtgcaccagtcattgaaagcaagcatgcaggtgcagcaggcagtgaagaaagcgaatggtatgttggcattcatcgcaagaggatttgagtttaggagcagggaggttctgctgcagttgtacagggccttggtgagaccgcacctggagtattgtgtgcagttttggtctcctaacctgaggaaagacattcttgccttagagggagtacagaaaggttcaccagattaatccctgggatggcgggacttgcatatgaggaaagactggatagactgggcttgtactcgctggaatttagaagactgaggggggatcttatagaaacatataaaattcttaaggggttggagagggtagatgcgggaagattgttcccgatgttgggggagtccagaaccaggggtcacagcttaaggataagggggaagtcttttaggaccgagatgagaaaacatttcttcacacagagagtggtgagtctgtggaattctctgccacagaaggtagttgaggccagttcattggctatatttaagagggagttagatgtggccctttttgctaaagggatcagggggtatggagagaaggcaggtacaggctactgagctggatgatcagccatgatcatattgaatggcggtgcaggctcgaagggccgaatggcctactcctgcacctattttctatgtttctattactcatctcacctttcacatcgattcctattacacttggccattctctcctatactctctttcccttcaactccatctttgtttatcccatttgacatccccctccccccactatttagtttaaaagaggGGATGAATGGGAAATACATGACTCGGGGAAGGGAAATAGTCCATTTTACTCATTAATCCAGAAAGAATCAGCATTCTGTCTGGGCGATGCTTTCCTTGCCTAAACCAGCCTTTCTATTTGGATCACTCCATGACCCACAACTCCTATCTCAAGCCTCATGCTCTTGGAATGTCACCTGATGCTGCAAAACTTTGCATCAAATATTCAGCCTGTCATGTCTTGATCTGTGACTGGGAGACTGATGCCACAGTTTAAAATCAGGTCTTGATGTTAAAATCTGGGGTATCTCCGTGAAACCAATATTCCAAGAGAAGAATAACTCAATTCACGCCACGCTGCATCACAGCTGCTCTGTCTTTGCCTCCCTGTAAATAACACAGCCAgggtcaacagtgtttaattgttccacaatgaaattctaacttcctgcagcttaacaagtctgttaatgcaataacatgcagataaatagaaagtaatcaatacaataccaacaacagtaaaaccaggtagacataaaaacagaaaagactggaaatactgcgtaggtcaggccgcatctgtgggaagagaaacaaagttcaagtttccttcagcagtgtgctgacaaagggtgtacaatatttcaggttgaatttGGACCATGGCTGGGGACATCTCCCATTCAACAGACTTTGCTGATATACTTTACGTTCTGTGTTCACTTATAATTTTAAGTGACTGTTGTACCTTCTATCTGTGCTTGTTGTGTTGCAGATTTGTGAACTGTGCCAGAAAGGAGGGGGAACAGAACCTTGTTGCCTTCCAGCACCGGGGCAACATTTACTACAGGACCTGCAAGCCGGTTCCTCCTCACTGCGAGTTGCTGGTCTGGTACGGTGATGACTATGCCAAGGAGCTGGGAATCACATGGACCACAATGTGGATGTCAAACCAAGACCCAAAACGTGAGGATTCTGCACAAATCGGGGAACTGCAGGCAACTTTAATTGCGGTTCAGGCGGACtgcgtgaaggtgttcagcaaaacgatcgccataatccgtctatgtttggtcttgccaatgtataagagtccacatcttgaacacagtagatgaggttggaggaggtgcaagtgaacctctgcccaacctgaaaggactgttggggtgcctggacagatttgaaggaggaggtattggggcagatgttgcatctcatgcaggggaaggtacctggggagggggtggtttgggtgggaagggcccaatcaaccagggagttgtggagggaacggtttctgtggaaggcggaaaggggtggagatgggaagacgtgactagtggtgggataccgttggaggtggcgaaaatgtaggaggattatgtgttgtatgtgagggCTGatgggggtgaaaggtaaggactagcggGACTTTGTctctgttacgaatggggagagggggaggaaggcagagctgtggggtaccgaggataCAGGAGTGAGGCCTcatctctgatgggagaggggaacctccattccctaaagaatgaggacatgtcagatgtcctggtaggggaccCCTCATCTTGATGTggcgtagacgaaggaattaggagtaggggatggagtctttgcaggaagcaaggtgggaagaagtgtagacaaggtagttgtggactgtcagtgggtttgtaatagatgtcagcctgtgatggagactgaaatcaagaaaggcgagggtggtgtcaaagatggtccaagtgaatttgagtgcaggatggaaattggtggtgaagttaatgaagtccatgagttcaggatgggtgcaggaggtagtaccgatgcacttgtcaatgtgacggagatagaggtcagggatagggccagtgtacgcctggaacagggattgttcaacataatcaaactttaactaatttactgtaaaataattaCGGGTGTTTAAAGTGGCACGTCAGGAACTATGATCAAAAACAAAGCGGCAGTCGTAGTAAGGATGAGAACTTTGCAGAATAgtgaagtgcagagaattgtgctgaatgatgtcgcaggtgtcagaagcacaaaaactttgtggatgcactgattttattcaaaacatccttgtagcaactcacgctgaatcactgagcatttacaaagatGCAGTCAGCCCCTTTGCCCTGCTGTCGTCCTCAGCAACTCCCAGCTCATGATGTTATTTGACATCTGCACTTTGCTTTTCACTTGCCCATTTTAACAAGCCAGTTATCACACAGGGTTAGAAGAATTCTTAAAAACTTACTGACGTGTACCTTGTTCCTTGGGGATATTAAAGACAGAATCCATCCCCCTCGAGTCTTTATCAGAATCATCTGGTGATTgataactccctcctccccacaatctttcactagtcacgcctgtaaattatttcaattaacatctccgagcagctccattaacactgaagcatttactaatctgtcttccaaatcagagcgtggattttttgctgaaaatgatcatttctgtttccttctccagcgTTAGACGGCGTGACCCAAGGAGACTGTCACCCCTGCCCTCACTGCACTGTAGCATTCACCACGGTGGAGTACCTTACAAGGCACTTAAGAAGGCATCCTGAAGCCTCCAGACCAACACCAGCTGGTCAACCTTCTTCCCCCAGAGTTGACACAGATCCACAAAGTAAACGTGAGCAGAGTCCGTTCACTCCATCTGACAGAAGGAGGGCAATAGGGAAGCCAGGTGATATTCCAGGACGAATAACGGAGAGACGGcatgaatgtgcagaatgtgggaagtgtTTCACGCGGGCAGGGAGCCTCCAcgaacaccagcggacccacaccggagagaggctgtacacatgttctgtctgtgggaagggctttgcacactCAGGGActctccaccgacaccagcggacccacaccggagagaggccgtacacatgttctgtctgtgggaagggctttgcacaggcagggactctccacctacaccagcggacccacaccggagagaggccgtacacatgttctgtctgtgggaagggctttgcacaggcaggggacctccaccgacaccagcggacccacaccggagagaggccgcacacatgttctgtctgtgggaagggctttgcacaggcaggggacctccacctacaccagcggacccacaccggagagaggccgcacacatgttctgtctgtgggaagggctttgcacaggcagggaaCCTCCAcgtacaccagcggacccacaccggagagaggccgcacacatgttctgtctgtgggaagggctttgcacaggcagagaacctccaccaacaccagcggacccacaccgtagagaggccgtacacatgttctgtctgtgggaagggctttgcacaggcaggggacctccaccaacaccagcggacccacaccggagagaggccatacacatgttctgtctgtgggaagggctttgcacggacagggcacctccaccgacaccaacggatccacaccggagagagggcatacacatgttctgtctgtgggaagagctttttttatctctctcagcAGAAAGCTCACACCTGCCGTGAAACGTGCCCCGTGTGAGGGAATGTTTTTAAGGACACAACagctttcactgttcacctgaGAGCCTGTGTAGAACAGTAAAAGTTCACCAATTGTCAGTGCTAtaatttcctttatattatttcattttatattatttcaattATCTCCTTTTGAATTACGTTGAgtaattatttttgttttcagtcagtatcaatattggcacttgctgtatttccctctttatggtgatactttgtgtggagaagtctgGGGTGTCAGGGATGGGTCCATGGTTCCCACTCCGTGTGTGAATTGGGGACCAGGGACGGGTATCATTGCCGCATGTCCGACCCTCTCCAGACTGCATCTTCCGACTGGGATAGACtgcccccactgggatattcTGACTGTGCTGTTGTGATGCAGTCTGGTTCTCGCACTGAGTTCATCAACATGGCGATTGATACAGCAGCCACTTTTATTGTTGCCGCAAGTCAGGAGAACCGTTCTGTGCCGTGGGCTCATTGCTCCGGTTACTTTGATCAAACTGCTGGTCCCTGCAGGTTTCACTTTATTCCTGTGAGATTTCTTGAAGCGGTGATCAGTAAAATGCTGACACTGGAGTTTGAACGTTTAATGTGTTGTTCGAAGTATAAGGAGAAGGTGAGTTTGTAAATTGAATCGTTGGTTGTGTTGGttgatgtaatttatttaacggaggtttgagatccgaaatgtgttttaatttgtatCATTCTGcgttgtatttaaaatatttctgtgtgaGGCGATTGACCAGCACCCGCGTTGTCCCGGCTAAATCTGTTCATGTTATTCTCATGTTATTAAAGTAATTGTGTTGTAAATCAATGTGATTGGAGTATGTTTAATGGCGGTTGCACCAACTACCTGGGAGCTCCGTGCATCATGTTCCCTGTTGTTGCTGATGGGAAGTGCAGTGGCTCAGTGGACGCACGGCGCTGGTCACTGTGTAATCCCCTCCTGCCTCATCACCAAACCTTCCCAGCGCTCGGCTCTCCACCCCCACCGCTGCAGCGCCTGCACACATGCACCGTCCAGTATTTATGCTCTTTGTTCAGCCGGCCGGCTTCACCCTCTGCAgcgctgcatcaatacacacgcggctcatgcaagctgtttccccagtctgtgtccgatgcgcttgtgacgtggtccctgctcctccggccgccgtgaggttcccgcggtgggcgacgagtgcgtgtgtgtgtgggaccctggTGAGTGCGGGCGGGAGGGTGTGCGAGGGAAgcgtcaggaaatggaggggagacacaaggaactgcagatgctggattacaaataaaatacacagcgccggagtaactcagcgggtcaggcagcatctgtggaggacatggaaaggcgatgtttcgggtcgggacccgtcttccgactctaatggaggggattggattcagctgccgtcaagctgacaaaggtcataagtgataggagcagaattaggccattcagcccacggatgtgtggaacaagctgccagaggaggtagttgaggcagggactatcccaacatttaaacagtttagtcttgcactgataggaaacttcactggaattaagtattctttattttaggctttagagatggagcgtggaaacaggccctttgtctcaacgagtccacgctgaccagcgatcaccatgtatcaccccacacacaagcactatcctacaccatgagggacaatttactgcagccaattaacctacaaacctgcacgtttttggagtgtgggaggaaaccggagcacccggagaaaacccacgcggtcacggagatagcgtataaaccccgtacagacagcacctgtagtcaggatcaaacccgggtctcttttttaaaatatatacaaaagcttttattcagaaaacaaaacaaacatacaaaagggtaacacgatcaaaggctgccgatattggcagtttacaaacaaacaaacatcaaactaatacattgccaactttatcaataatacactcgacgtcccgcggcgaccagcgttcacggaaggcctccagcggcccgtggacaccacgtgttccctctcagggacacgcgggcacggacgttggcccggaagaggggcaggcagccgaccccggtgcggccgtcgactacccgctgcctggacccgcaaatggccatcttggccaggcccaggagcagaccgacagggagaccccaccgtccctcccgaccctccccccctctgtaccgggtgcccaaaaatcaggagcacaggactaaaatggagccaaaacttggggAGCAGCCCCTATAGAGACTCGAAcacgggctgcaacctctcacactgtaagtacaaatggtacacggtctcttcctcaccgcagaagtaaaccgtgaggcagcaactctaccgccgagccaccgtgccgctctattcccacagtaccgtgctgcccatgttcattacaaaacacaacaggtcagttcttcccacaataacAGTACAGGAGGAAAGGGGGAGTGAGTAACAGTACACAGAGAGGGGGATTGAGAGTAACAGGAGAAGGGggagttctgcagttgtacagggccctagtgagaccgcacctggagtactgtgtgcagttttggtctccaaatttgaggaaggccattcttgctattgagggcgtgcagcgtaggttcaccaggttaatcccccggaatggcgggactgtcgtatgttgaaagactaggcttgtatactctggaatttagaaggatgagagggatcttattgaaacatataagatcgttAAGGGattagtatggcgagtctggaggcttgtactttgttaaagaagtttattgcggcagcaatattcaattacaaaggagaacaaacgagattacagacaaccattaactcaaactgttcacatcgaagttctcttcccactgccaccacctgaccttgctggccaatcagcgggttcgactctcaggaccaatccctatggtcgcaccaccatgtgaccttgctggccaatccgagggttcgactctcaggaccaatccctatggtcactACAATAGACAGGAAGTTGTCATAAACAGGAAGTGCAGGTCAGAAAGGGAAACCTCATGGTGTAGACAGTGTGATTCATCTGCGTGTAATCTGCTGCCATCCTTCGTCACAGAGTTTGTTAGACGCAATGTCTGTAAGTAATTATGTTTAGTGACATcatctttatatgttcctatactaaACGTATAATGTAACTAAACCCTATGTTATTTCTTTTTGTGCCTAAACGTTACAGTTTCACATTTGAATTCAGTAAAGTATCAAACGACAGCTCGTCTCTACTGGTCTTTATTGGGTCAATTGTTTAGCTTGCTAGATAGCCGGATAGGTATTCGGCGAGTCCAGTataaaacccctcgcctcgactaaacccctcgcctcgactaaacccctcctcgactgtgagatgtaaatgtgagtgctcacaatcacgatgccagagacaaagtcgtggaaacaagacaagtttattcacgagtctgcagagccgggtgcctctccaaaccgagacacaccgagacaaagacagtgccttctctttatacagtacaacttcgttgaatctccctcccttttgctgaatccccctccccttcgggctccttccaatcagagcgctgaggtgcacaatcttctgtaccgccccgggtacccccccagatcatacattgtatgtgcatggcaattggcagttccccgatcaggggcgtatttgcaatattcatttacctcattgagcaagcgcagtagttatccacatgacccttagttaccttcatgacccatttcaacccatccctgctgcttagacactctcctaaatttacggccctttgtccagcctgcctcaatccctgtaccacatta
The window above is part of the Rhinoraja longicauda isolate Sanriku21f chromosome 43, sRhiLon1.1, whole genome shotgun sequence genome. Proteins encoded here:
- the LOC144612138 gene encoding uncharacterized protein LOC144612138, with the translated sequence MSGMQGSGLDVPKPEFMTNRRRRRQTQVYESSESDEDSTPKLLTKNAKLLGSTSEETTKQTDKIIYNLRNKERIIYTKEQELRNDDYLFCEARETFCIEECPVHGQPIFMKDTVIDCNRPDTAHLTPPEGLSIATSKIRKADLGVWNEGKVIPRGIYFGPYEGEVSNEEEAAISGYSWAISKANNDTEYIDAQDESKSNWMRFVNCARKEGEQNLVAFQHRGNIYYRTCKPVPPHCELLVWYGDDYAKELGITWTTMWMSNQDPKPLDGVTQGDCHPCPHCTVAFTTVEYLTRHLRRHPEASRPTPAGQPSSPRVDTDPQSKREQSPFTPSDRRRAIGKPGDIPGRITERRHECAECGKCFTRAGSLHEHQRTHTGERLYTCSVCGKGFAHSGTLHRHQRTHTGERPYTCSVCGKGFAQAGTLHLHQRTHTGERPYTCSVCGKGFAQAGDLHRHQRTHTGERPHTCSVCGKGFAQAGDLHLHQRTHTGERPHTCSVCGKGFAQAGNLHVHQRTHTGERPHTCSVCGKGFAQAENLHQHQRTHTVERPYTCSVCGKGFAQAGDLHQHQRTHTGERPYTCSVCGKGFARTGHLHRHQRIHTGERAYTCSVCGKSFFYLSQQKAHTCRETCPV